In Populus alba chromosome 1, ASM523922v2, whole genome shotgun sequence, a single window of DNA contains:
- the LOC118036099 gene encoding flavonoid 3'-monooxygenase CYP75B137-like — protein sequence MTPLTNFLENFNIDASTSTVVTLLALFAIIWYAWRRAGSKKGRPSLPPGPRGLPLIGNLASLDPDLHTYFAGLARTYGPILKLQLGHKLGIIVSSPNLAREVLKDHDITFANRDVPDVARIAAYGGSDIAWSPYGPEWRMLRKVCVLKMLSNSTLDSVYELRRREVRNIISYIYGKPGSLINVGEQTFLTILNVVTSMLWGGTVPGEERGRLGAEFRRVVADMTELLGAPNISDFFPALARFDLQGLVKKMSGLAPKFDQIFDRMIEKQLSADALGDRAGASSKDFLQFLLKVKDEGDVKTPLTMTQIKALLMDMVVGGSDTSSNAIEFALAEVMNKPEVMRKAQDELDRVVGEDDIVEESHIRKLPYLHAIMKESLRLHPVLPLLIPHCPSETCTIGGFSVPKGARVFVNVWAVHRDPSIWENPLEFKPERFLNTKFDYSGSDFNYFPFGSGRRICAGIAMAERMFLYFLATLLHSFDWRLPQGKKMDLTEKFGIVLKLKNPLVAIPTPRLSNPALYE from the exons ATGACCCCCCTTacaaattttcttgaaaattttaatatagATGCTTCTACAAGCACAGTAGTCACTCTCTTGGCTCTCTTTGCTATTATTTGGTATGCATGGAGACGTGCCGGATCCAAGAAGGGACGTCCATCTCTACCCCCTGGTCCAAGAGGGCTCCCATTAATTGGCAACCTAGCTTCTCTTGACCCAGATCTTCACACATACTTTGCTGGGCTAGCGCGCACTTACGGACCAATCTTGAAGCTGCAGCTTGGCCACAAGCTTGGCATCATAGTGAGCTCCCCTAATTTGGCTCGCGAAGTTCTTAAAGACCATGACATAACATTTGCTAACCGTGATGTGCCTGATGTTGCCCGGATAGCAGCCTATGGTGGGTCAGATATAGCCTGGAGCCCATATGGGCCAGAGTGGAGGATGCTAAGAAAAGTTTGTGTCCTCAAAATGCTCAGCAACTCAACGTTAGACTCGGTTTATGAGCTTCGCCGCCGCGAAGTGCGAAACATCATTTCTTACATATATGGTAAGCCCGGGTCGCTCATCAACGTGGGAGAGCAAACTTTTCTGACAATATTGAATGTTGTAACGAGCATGTTATGGGGTGGCACGGTCCCAGGTGAAGAAAGGGGTCGCCTAGGTGCTGAGTTTAGGCGGGTTGTGGCTGACATGACTGAGTTATTGGGGGCGCCAAacatttcagatttttttcctGCCTTGGCCAGATTCGATTTGCAAGGCCTTGTAAAAAAGATGAGTGGTTTGGCTCCAAAGTTTGATCAGATTTTTGACAGGatgattgaaaaacaattgagcGCTGATGCGTTGGGGGATAGAGCAGGGGCGAGTAGCAAAGACTTTCTGCAGTTTCTGTTGAAAGTGAAGGATGAAGGAGATGTCAAGACGCCATTAACCATGACCCAGATCAAAGCCTTGCTTATG GATATGGTTGTCGGTGGTTCAGACACATCCTCCAACGCAATTGAGTTTGCCTTAGCTGAAGTTATGAACAAGCCAGAAGTAATGAGAAAAGCTCAAGATGAATTGGACAGAGTAGTTGGCGAGGACGACATAGTGGAGGAGTCTCACATACGCAAACTGCCATACTTACATGCCATCATGAAAGAATCATTGAGGTTGCACCCAGTTCTCCCTCTGCTAATCCCTCATTGCCCTAGCGAAACATGCACTATTGGAGGCTTCTCTGTTCCAAAGGGTGCTCGAGTTTTTGTCAATGTATGGGCAGTACACAGGGACCCTTCAATCTGGGAAAATCCTCTGGAATTCAAACCGGAGAGGTTCTTGAACACTAAATTTGACTACAGTGGAAGTGACTTCAATTATTTCCCGTTTGGGTCCGGAAGGAGAATTTGTGCCGGGATAGCAATGGCGGAGAGGATGTTTCTGTATTTCCTTGCTACACTTCTGCATTCTTTTGATTGGAGATTACCTCAAGGTAAGAAAATGGATCTCACGGAGAAGTTTGGGATTGTTTTGAAGCTGAAGAACCCTCTTGTTGCAATTCCAACACCAAGATTATCCAATCCAGCTCTCTACGAGTAG
- the LOC118036100 gene encoding uncharacterized protein, with protein sequence MVRGRDACWEHCVLVDATRQKVRCNYCLREFSGGVYRMKFHLAQIKNKDIVPCAEVPDDVRDHIRVILSTPKKQKTPKKLRVDRAAIAQQNSSSASGGSHPNHGSSGQHGSTGPSLLFPRPSPSAQPEVDDARKKKQDDADKKIGVFFFHNSIPFSASKSIYYQEMVDAIAECGAGYRAPSYEKLRSTLLEKVKDDIHDCYKKYRDEWKETGCTILCDSWSDGRNKSIIVISVTCLKGTLFLKSVDISGHEDDATYLFELLESIVLEVGVENVVQVITDSATSYVCAGKLLMSKYNSLFWSPCASYCIDKMLEDIGKQEWMGMVLEEAKTITRYMYSHAWTLNMMRKFTGGRELIRPRISRFVADYLSLRAIVIQEDNLKNMFSQSECLSSMHCRHPEAQAIKSLLYQDRFWKSAHEAVSVSEPLIKTLRIVDGDMPAMGYIYEGIERAKSAIKAYYKGIEEKYMPIWEIIDRGWNKQLHSPLQAAAAFLNPSIFYNPNFKIDLRMRNGFQETMIKMATTDGDKIEITKEHPIYINAQGALGTEFAIMGRTLNSPGDWWAGYGYEIPTLRRVAIKILSQPCSSHWCRWNRSTFESVHTKKRNRAELEKFNDLLFAHCNLWLQAITQSHDGKCKPIIYDEIDVSSEWPTELEPSNPLLDDSWLDNLPLDCGGSP encoded by the exons ATGGTTCGTGGAAGAGATGCATGTTGGGAGCACTGTGTTCTTGTGGATGCCACGAGACAGAAGGTTAGATGCAATTATTGTCTTCGGGAGTTCAGTGGAGGTGTATACCGAATGAAGTTTCATTTGGCtcaaataaagaacaaagaTATAGTACCCTGTGCAGAAGTTCCAGATGATGTGCGGGATCACATTCGTGTTATATTAAGCACTCCCAAGAAGCAGAAAACTCCCAAGAAACTGAGGGTGGACCGGGCAGCCATTGCTCAACAAAATAGCTCTTCAGCCAGTGGTGGTTCACATCCTAACCATGGATCTAGTGGACAACATGGTAGCACCGGCCCCTCTTTGTTATTTCCACGTCCTTCACCTAGTGCACAGCCAGAAGTGGATGATGCTCGAAAGAAAAAGCAGGACGATGCTGATAAGAAAATTGGTGTGTTCTTCTTCCACAATTCTATTCCCTTTAGTGCTTCTAAATCCATATACTATCAGGAAATGGTGGATGCTATAGCAGAATGCGGGGCAGGTTATAGAGCTCcaagttatgaaaaattgagATCTACCCTCCTGGAAAAAGTGAAAGATGACATACATGATTGTTACAAGAAATACAGAGATGAGTGGAAAGAAACAGGTTGTACAATCTTGTGTGATAGCTGGTCTGATGGTAGGAACAAATCAATTATTGTAATTTCAGTCACATGCCTAAAAGGGACGCTATTTTTGAAGTCAGTTGATATATCAGGTCATGAAGATGATGCTACTTATTTGTTCGAGTTGCTTGAGTCAATTGTCTTGGAAGTTGGTGTGGAAAATGTTGTACAAGTAATAACAGATAGTGCAACCAGCTATGTATGTGCAGGGAAGCTTCTCATGTCCAAATACAACTCATTGTTTTGGTCGCCTTGTGCTTCTTATTGTATTGATAAGATGTTGGAGGATATTGGTAAACAAGAGTGGATGGGGATGGTTTTGGAAGAGGCAAAGACCATTACACGCTATATGTATAGCCATGCATGGACTTTGAACATGATGAGGAAGTTCACTGGTGGAAGGGAACTGATCAGACCAAGAATTAGTAGGTTTGTCGCTGATTATCTCTCCTTAAGGGCCATTGTTATTCAGGAGGACAATCTAAAGAACATGTTTTCACAATCAGAATGTCTATCATCCATGCATTGTAGACATCCTGAGGCTCAAGCTATCAAATCCTTGCTGTATCAAGATCGCTTTTGGAAGTCTGCACATGAAGCTGTCAGTGTGTCTGAACCTCTTATTAAAACTCTAAGGATTGTTGATGGGGACATGCCTGCGATGGGCTATATATATGAGGGAATAGAGAGGGCAAAGTCTGCAATCAAGGCATACTATAAGggtattgaagaaaaatatatgcCAATTTGGGAGATCATTGATCGAGGATGGAATAAGCAGCTTCACTCCCCATTACAGGCAGCCGCAGCATTCCTTAATCCTTCAATTTTCTATAACCCGAATTTTAAGATTGATTTGAGGATGAGGAATGGGTTTCAAGAAACTATGATAAAGATGGCTACAACAGATGGAGATAAAATAGAAATCACTAAAGAACACCCAATATACATAAATGCACAAGGCGCTCTTGGTACAGAATTTGCTATTATGGGAAGGACGCTGAATTCCCCAG GTGATTGGTGGGCTGGATATGGCTATGAAATCCCCACTCTGCGGAGAGTTGCAATAAAGATACTTAGCCAACCCTGTAGTTCCCACTGGTGCAGGTGGAATCGGAGCACCTTTGAGAGCGTACACACCAAGAAACGTAACAGAGCGGAGCTTGAAAAATTCAACGATTTGCTTTTTGCGCACTGCAATCTTTGGTTACAAGCCATTACCCAAAGTCATGATGGAAAATGTAAACCTATTATCTATGATGAAATAGATGTTAGTTCAGAATGGCCCACCGAGTTGGAACCTTCGAACCCTCTCTTGGATGATTCGTGGTTGGACAATTTGCCCCTTGATTGCGGAGGTAGTCCttga
- the LOC118036101 gene encoding uncharacterized protein — MGDFSIQITPELVNRFANDGEKLKKKTKKTKPKTQREPPLPKPKVNEKQLHDDSETRKRIASPGWPVQTPMYLPVTQPVQPANAELDEIRSVIRESERVLEKLLKQEDKMVQKVTERAKDLRDKEFKLPYQKSMPCLADYEACKACYKEHANDILKCAPFTKSYYECVRKAKQQQNSADK; from the coding sequence ATGGGTgatttttctattcaaattaCTCCAGAACTTGTTAATCGATTTGCTAATGATGGggagaaattaaagaagaaaacaaagaagactAAACCTAAGACCCAACGAGAACCTCCCCTGCCCAAACCTAAGGTGAATGAGAAACAGCTGCATGATGATTCTGAGACACGCAAAAGGATTGCTTCTCCAGGATGGCCAGTTCAAACTCCAATGTACCTGCCAGTAACCCAACCTGTACAGCCTGCAAATGCTGAGTTGGATGAGATTCGATCAGTCATTCGAGAGAGTGAGAGGGTTCTAGAAAAGTTGCTGAAGCAGGAGGATAAAATGGTGCAGAAAGTTACAGAAAGAGCCAAGGATCTTCGTGATAAGGAATTCAAGCTTCCATACCAGAAGTCTATGCCCTGTTTGGCCGATTATGAAGCTTGCAAGGCATGCTACAAGGAGCACGCTAATGATATTTTGAAATGTGCCCCCTTCACTAAGAGTTATTATGAATGTGTTCGCAAAGCTAAGCAGCAACAGAATTCAGCAGATAAGTAG
- the LOC118036086 gene encoding uncharacterized protein yields MKLEEVISKCQPKLAEYPRTESGRQYRRFQYTWFDQFPWLEYSPSKDAIFCFSCFIFENKVPRHLTFTTEGFRSWKRVNDGVRCALLMHVGSPTSPHNNAVKSAGDLMKVSRHIDKVLNAQTVEEVQKNRLRLMTTIESVRWLSLQACTFRGHDESSTSNNRGNFLEMIRLMGRLNVDIDDVVLEKAPKNAKYTSPTIQKEILHILANKVRKKICEEVRDAKFCILVDEAKDASNKEQMAIVLRFVDIQGQGYDGASNMCGAWNGLQALFLRDCPYAYYVHCFAHRLQLALVATAGNEISIWLFFSKLTTIINLICASPKHHIELHYAQAIEIAHMVATGERETGRGANQIGNLHQSGTTRWSSHFDSICSLIDMYGATITVLESMVQEGSSNSIRGEAGGCLIVMKSFEFIFILYLMHKIMGITDLLCRALQQKSLDILNAMDLVSTTKALLQTLRDAKFDLLLENVQFVCTKYEIDIPHMNASYKKATGRSCQQQGSVTVYQHYHYDIFNSTIDFQLEELNSRFSDEIVELLVLSSALEPKDNFKSFKVDAIYKLAEKFYPEDFNE; encoded by the exons atgaaattagaagaggTTATATCAAAATGTCAACCTAAGTTAGCAGAGTATCCAAGGACTGAATCAGGGAGACAGTATCGTCGATTTCAGTACACTTGGTTTGATCAATTTCCTTGGCTAGAGTACTCTCCATCAAAGGatgcaatattttgtttttcatgctttatctttgaaaacaaagtgCCTCGTCATCTCACATTCACCACCGAAGGCTTTAGAAGTTGGAAGAGGGTTAATGATGGAGTTAGATGTGCACTTTTGATGCATGTGGGAAGTCCCACTTCACCACATAATAATGCTGTGAAATCTGCTGGAGATTTAATGAAAGTAAGTAGACATATTGATAAAGTGTTGAATGCGCAAACTGTTGAAGAAGTTCAGAAAAATCGGTTGAGACTTATGACAACAATTGAAAGTGTTCGATGGCTTAGCTTACAAGCATGCACATTTAGAGGTCATGATGAATCTTCAACTTCTAATAATCGAGGTAATTTTTTAGAGATGATAAGACTTATGGGGAGACTGAATGTTGACATTGATGATGTTGTCTTAGAAAAAGCTCCGAAAAATGCAAAGTATACCTCGCCGACTATTCAAAAAGAGATTTTGCATATTCTTGCGAACAAAGTGAGGaaaaagatttgtgaagaagtTAGAGATGCAAAGTTTTGTATTTTGGTTGATGAAGCCAAAGATGcatcaaataaagaacaaatggcTATTGTTTTGAGATTTGTTGACATTCAAG GTCAAGGGTATGATGGTGCTAGCAATATGTGTGGCGCATGGAATGGACTACAAGCTCTATTTCTCAGAGATTGTCCTtatgcatattatgtacattgTTTTGCTCACCGACTACAACTGGCATTAGTTGCAACAGCTGGAAATGAGATttctatttggttatttttctcaaaattgacAACCATTATCAACCTTATTTGTGCTTCTCCCAAACATCATATCGAGTTACATTATGCTCAGGCTATAGAAATTGCACATATGGTTGCTACTGGAGAACGTGAGACTGGTAGAGGGGCTAATCAAATTGGTAATTTACATCAAAGTGGAACTACTCGCTGGAGCTCTCATTTTGATTCTATTTGCAGCTTAATAGACATGTATGGTGCAACTATTACTGTGCTTGAAAGTATGGTTCAAGAAGGATCTTCTAATTCTATACGTGGAGAAGCTGGTGGTTGTTTGATTGTGatgaaatcttttgaatttatattcatCTTATATTTGATGCATAAAATAATGGGGATTACTGATTTACTTTGTCGAGCTTTGCAGCAAAAATCTCTTGACATCTTAAATGCAATGGATCTTGTATCAACTACTAAAGCATTGCTTCAAACTTTGAGAGATGCCAAATTTGATCTTCTCCTTGAAAATGTGCAATTTGTTTGCACAAAATATGAGATTGACATACCACATATGAATGCTTCGTATAAAAAGGCTACAGGTCGTTCATGTCAACAACAAGGTTCGGTGACAGTTTACCAGCATtatcattatgatatatttaactcAACAATAGATTTTCAGTTGGAAGAATTAAATTCTAGATTCAGTGATGAGATAGTGGAACTCCTTGTACTTAGCTCTGCTTTAGAACCTAAAGAcaactttaaatcatttaaagttgATGCTATTTACAAGCTTGCTGAGAAATTTTATCCTGAAGATTTCAATGAATAA